From Pseudochaenichthys georgianus chromosome 15, fPseGeo1.2, whole genome shotgun sequence:
ggacagtttcatcccaaaggcaataagactgttaaacacctgaaatgTTGAAGCAAAATCTGTTAAACACCTCAACAGTTCAAACAACATccttaatattcatctggctgctacttaaaacatatttttaaattatttatctatttacatatatatcatatttcaataacTTGCATATATATATCTTATTGCACAATttcactttttgtattactatttaccatttacttgcactatattttctgtgtgtctgtgttttgtgttgcactgttggagaagcctgtgacacaaTATGTTCatcggcataactacactgtagctatgttcgtatgactaaataaagaaccttgaaacttGAAGCTCAGACCATGGCGTTTATTATAAAACCCTATAAAATGTGTGCAATACCTCTTTATTCAGCACTCAGGAAAAACAGATATTTGTATCATTAGAATATGAAATGTAGCCAGTTTTGAACGAGGACTTTATTTTCCATTCTTACTATTTACATTTTGGTGGTCATCAATTGCTATTGTGAAATAATATGTTTACTTTACCTTGCAGTGAGGACACAAAGTTGACTGGACTCTGCTCAGTCCTATTTTAAACACTGTCACAGTTGTTTTGGATTTAGATACATTTTGAGGACAGCTgcattttaaaccttttcttgcgtggaaaattatgacttttttttGGAAGTTCACTGTCATTCACGTCCTCATCATCCCCTGCTGTGTAGTTAATTATGTAACTCCTGAGGAAAATTTGGACATACCATCAATTGCCAAATATTTCAACACAAAAGGGAGGTATGAAGAAGTGAACCCGCATCTCCTAAAGGACATACTCGCTGTAAACACATCTATCCTGCAGCCTCCATCTGCACAATGTCAACCATTTCATCTGACGGCGATAATAAGACATGGCACGAGGTACCCGACGAGCAAAAACGCCAAGGAGATGCAGCAGCTCTACAACATGGTTCTTCACAACGCCACAGGCGAAGAGAGCTGGCTGCGGGAAATCCAGAGCCAGTGGCGGATGTGGTACACTGAGGACATGGACGGCAGGCTGGTGCAGAAAGGTGTGAAAGAGCTCAAGCATCTGGCCATCAGGCTGTCAAAGCTGTTCCCCTCACTGATCTCAGAGGAGAAGCTCCGAGGAGGATACATCAAATTCATAACCAGCTCAAAGCACAGGTGTGTCAACAGCACGCTGTCCTTCAAGGCAGGACTGACAGAGCTGTGGGCGATTACAGGTATGACTGTAATACAATGTATCATGATTTACAACATACATTTTCATAATAACGTTTCCCTTTTTTCTACCCAGATCAGGACTTTGACCATGCAATTAATGATTCTGTCATGAGGTTTTTTGACCATTGCACCAGGTACGTGCAGGAAGTTCATAATAATTCCTCAGCTCTGTCAGAGATCAACAAGTTCAGGCAGGGACCAGAGATGAGGAGGGTCACGGAGAAGATGGCAGACCGTCTCGGAGTCCAGTACAGTCTCATCACACAAGGTCATATCTGCAGAAACACTACTTTTCTACACCGTTGAGAGTGTTGTGTACATATTCTCTGAAATCGTGTAGCTTATTTCATAACTTGAAATTACCCATGTGCTAATCATCCAAATAATAATGACACAATATCTTTTTTTGTCTAGCACCCTTCATACAAAACGTGCAGCTAAATATTTCTTACATTAAACAAATTTAACATGCAAAACAAGCTTACTTAAACCAATTTACAGAATTACATGTGTGTCACTGCCTGAAACCACATTTAAATTAGACACTGTATATCAGTAATTGCACCTCAGAGTTTACACTTAGACTGTCAAGTGTTTGGGATAGTGTTCTCAACATTTCAATGATCACATTTCACACTGGGTGGAGTTGTTTGCTAATTTGGTAGTGCTGACGCCTCTGTAGCAGGTTGTAGTGAGCTCTTATTCATAGCCTTGAATAAGTATCATAGTCTTCCAAAGGATGCAATAATAAAgtgtcttttcaaatgttttcatgTTAAGATTAAGATAAACTACTTTCTGAGCAATTGTAGTGTTTTTGTTGTATAGAAGGAAGTATTTTTCTGGCATTTCAGGTTTGTAAATGGCTGAGTCTCCTCCATGCTTTCACCACTAAACATTTTATACCCACCCTTCTCCAGCAGATATGGCTGATGCTGCATTTTACCTGTGTGCTTATGAATTTGCAATCAAGGCAGTGAACTCGCCTTGGTGTCAACTTTTCGATGAGGAAGATGCAAAGGTAGGAGAAATTGGCATTCAATTGTATGTAGATCAAATGTGGTAAGTGCATGTTCATTTATTCATGGGGTATTGTATTACTGTGAGAACAAACAGGTGTGGTCTGCACAATAGACATTTTCACAGGCTCTCGTGATTGCAGGAATGGCACAGGTGTCACATACAACATTACTGATGGCTCTGTTCTATTCAAGTGTCCCAAGAAGACATGACAGTGTCACAGGGAGCCAGCGTGCACAACCAAGAAGATACGCTTTGTCTG
This genomic window contains:
- the LOC117459679 gene encoding multiple inositol polyphosphate phosphatase 1-like, with protein sequence MTFFWKFTVIHVLIIPCCVVNYVTPEENLDIPSIAKYFNTKGRYEEVNPHLLKDILAVNTSILQPPSAQCQPFHLTAIIRHGTRYPTSKNAKEMQQLYNMVLHNATGEESWLREIQSQWRMWYTEDMDGRLVQKGVKELKHLAIRLSKLFPSLISEEKLRGGYIKFITSSKHRCVNSTLSFKAGLTELWAITDQDFDHAINDSVMRFFDHCTRYVQEVHNNSSALSEINKFRQGPEMRRVTEKMADRLGVQYSLITQDMADAAFYLCAYEFAIKAVNSPWCQLFDEEDAKVIEYASDLREYWKRGYGYDINSKSSCILFHDVFNRLNKAASENKSGQQVTEAVTVQVGHADTLLPLLTLLGFFKDNVSLNSSNYATQTQRSFRTSHMLPYAANLLLVLYDCGAGELRLQALLNEKPVTFPGLSDQQASMPRYEDVKENYRELLQGCDFETECQLFKSPA